One genomic segment of Actinoplanes ianthinogenes includes these proteins:
- a CDS encoding 3' terminal RNA ribose 2'-O-methyltransferase Hen1, whose amino-acid sequence MLLTVTTTHRPATDLGYLLVKHPDRVQQFDMPTGTAYVMFPEATEERCTAALLLDVDPQKLRARADAFELSQYVNDRPYAASSLLASALSKVFRSAQRGTSKDRPELTGQAIPLEIRVPVLRGTTDLVTRLFAPLGWAVTATPIALEPEIGGDSKYVDLCLTGTLRLADAINHLYVLLPVLDDGKHYWVAPDEIEKLLRSGAGWLAGHPEKVLIARRYLAHRKSLATTALELLDADQPATEEEAELPVARKAPLAAQRRDAVLAALAEAGATRVLDLGCGPGALLAALLKESRFTEIVGADVSSRALDQAARRLRLDRMPQRQRDRIKLIQTALTYHDDRLTGYDAAVLMEVIEHVDLPRLPALEASVFGRARPGAVVVTTPNVEYNVHYEGLTGMRHSDHRFEWTRAEFAAWAGGVAERHGYTVSIRGVGDPDETTGAPTQLALFIKKAEVTA is encoded by the coding sequence GTGCTGCTAACTGTGACGACGACGCACCGGCCCGCAACCGACCTCGGATACCTGTTGGTCAAACACCCCGACAGGGTCCAGCAGTTCGACATGCCCACCGGTACGGCGTACGTCATGTTCCCCGAGGCCACCGAGGAGCGCTGCACCGCGGCCCTGCTGCTCGACGTCGATCCGCAGAAGCTGCGCGCCCGCGCCGACGCCTTCGAGCTCAGCCAGTACGTGAACGACCGGCCCTACGCCGCGTCCAGCCTGCTGGCCAGCGCTCTCTCCAAGGTCTTCCGCAGCGCCCAGCGCGGCACCTCGAAGGATCGCCCCGAGCTGACCGGACAGGCCATCCCGCTGGAGATCCGGGTGCCGGTGCTGCGCGGCACCACCGATCTGGTCACCCGCCTGTTCGCCCCGCTGGGGTGGGCGGTGACCGCCACCCCGATCGCGCTGGAGCCGGAGATCGGCGGCGACAGCAAATACGTCGACCTGTGCCTGACCGGCACGCTCCGCCTGGCCGACGCGATCAACCATCTGTACGTGCTGCTCCCGGTGCTGGACGACGGCAAGCACTACTGGGTCGCCCCGGACGAGATCGAGAAGCTGCTCCGGTCCGGTGCCGGCTGGCTGGCCGGCCACCCGGAGAAGGTGCTGATCGCCCGCCGCTACCTGGCGCACCGCAAGTCGCTGGCGACCACCGCGCTGGAGTTGCTCGACGCCGACCAGCCGGCCACCGAGGAGGAGGCCGAGCTGCCGGTGGCCCGCAAGGCGCCGCTGGCCGCCCAGCGCCGGGACGCGGTGCTGGCCGCCCTGGCCGAGGCCGGCGCCACCCGGGTGCTCGACCTGGGCTGCGGCCCGGGCGCGCTGCTCGCCGCCCTGCTCAAGGAGTCCCGGTTCACCGAGATCGTCGGGGCCGACGTCTCGTCCCGGGCGCTCGATCAGGCGGCCCGCCGGCTGCGGCTGGATCGGATGCCGCAGCGGCAGCGTGACCGGATCAAGCTGATCCAGACCGCGTTGACGTACCACGACGACCGGCTCACCGGGTACGACGCGGCCGTGCTGATGGAGGTGATCGAGCACGTCGACCTGCCCCGGCTCCCGGCCCTGGAGGCCAGCGTGTTCGGCCGCGCCCGGCCCGGCGCCGTCGTGGTGACCACGCCGAACGTGGAGTACAACGTGCACTACGAGGGGCTGACCGGGATGCGGCACTCGGACCACCGCTTCGAGTGGACCCGCGCCGAGTTCGCGGCCTGGGCCGGCGGTGTCGCCGAACGCCACGGCTACACAGTGTCCATTCGCGGTGTCGGCGACCCGGACGAGACGACCGGAGCACCCACGCAGTTGGCCCTCTTCATCAAGAAAGCGGAGGTGACGGCATGA
- a CDS encoding SigE family RNA polymerase sigma factor gives MTYEEFADSRLSALLRYAVMLTGDPNTAQDLVQETMLRVQLHWRRVARSDSPDGYVRRIMTNQFIESRRTSWWRRVLLRADPDPVTAAPTDHAAENAERDRVWTLLAGLPRRQRAALVLRYYEDLPDQEIADILGCAVGTVRSSISRGLDALRAELVETP, from the coding sequence GTGACCTACGAGGAATTCGCCGACAGCCGGCTCAGCGCGTTGCTGCGCTATGCCGTGATGCTGACCGGCGATCCGAACACCGCGCAGGATCTGGTCCAGGAGACCATGCTCCGGGTCCAGCTGCACTGGCGCCGGGTGGCCCGCAGCGACTCGCCCGACGGTTACGTCCGCCGCATCATGACCAACCAGTTCATCGAGTCGCGCCGCACCTCCTGGTGGCGCCGGGTGCTGTTGCGGGCCGATCCCGACCCGGTCACCGCCGCGCCCACCGACCACGCCGCGGAGAACGCGGAGCGCGACCGGGTCTGGACGCTGCTGGCCGGCCTGCCCCGCCGCCAGCGCGCCGCCCTGGTCTTGCGGTATTACGAGGACCTGCCCGACCAGGAGATCGCCGACATCCTCGGCTGTGCCGTCGGGACGGTGCGATCGTCCATCTCACGAGGGCTCGACGCGCTTCGTGCCGAGTTGGTGGAGACCCCATGA
- a CDS encoding LCP family protein, with the protein MSERMSRVEEELRAAFERHEVMVPAAAPVRDRIDIAWVRVKRRRAKRRVIGAAAAVLLAGAALPVVSSGWGHGGPPAGEVASLVGDPPAPITGPVDVLLIGTDSPVTEKLARADTVMLLHVPADRSAAWMISFPRDGAVEIPGHGLEKLNSALYYGGPELLRKTVTKLTGVEPDATVTADFSALSAVTDAVGGVRMCLSQAIEPVAGRKGFAKGCQQIDGDEITPLLRGRLGLKNGTYDRDQNAQSFLRALMAKTIGDNGTSDPARLLRLLDAASSGMRVDGDVADLLQVAGALGVPELIGVRETTFHPAPGAEFREQIYPTVGKSLYQAIRDDRLAEWAVANPRLISR; encoded by the coding sequence ATGAGCGAGCGTATGAGCAGGGTTGAGGAAGAGTTGCGGGCCGCTTTCGAGCGGCACGAGGTGATGGTTCCGGCCGCGGCGCCGGTGCGGGACCGCATCGACATTGCTTGGGTACGCGTGAAGCGCCGTCGCGCCAAGCGCCGGGTGATCGGGGCCGCCGCCGCGGTGCTGCTCGCCGGTGCCGCCCTGCCGGTCGTGTCCAGTGGCTGGGGACACGGGGGACCGCCGGCGGGCGAGGTGGCGTCGCTGGTGGGCGACCCGCCCGCGCCGATCACCGGCCCGGTCGACGTCCTGCTGATCGGCACGGACAGCCCGGTCACCGAGAAGCTCGCGCGGGCCGACACGGTGATGCTGCTGCACGTGCCGGCCGATCGCAGCGCCGCGTGGATGATCAGCTTCCCCCGCGACGGGGCGGTCGAGATCCCGGGCCACGGCCTGGAGAAACTCAACTCCGCGCTGTATTACGGCGGTCCCGAGTTGCTGCGCAAGACGGTGACGAAACTGACCGGTGTCGAGCCGGACGCCACCGTCACGGCGGACTTCAGCGCCCTGAGCGCGGTCACCGACGCGGTCGGCGGCGTGCGGATGTGCCTGAGCCAGGCGATCGAGCCGGTTGCCGGCCGCAAGGGGTTCGCCAAGGGCTGCCAGCAGATCGACGGCGACGAGATCACACCGCTGCTCCGGGGACGCCTCGGGCTGAAGAACGGCACCTACGACCGTGATCAGAATGCCCAGTCGTTCCTGCGGGCGCTGATGGCCAAGACGATCGGTGACAACGGGACCTCGGATCCGGCACGGCTGCTGCGATTGCTGGACGCGGCGAGCTCCGGCATGCGGGTCGACGGCGACGTGGCGGATCTGCTCCAGGTGGCCGGTGCCCTCGGCGTGCCGGAGTTGATCGGCGTCCGGGAGACGACGTTCCACCCCGCCCCCGGCGCGGAATTTCGCGAGCAGATCTATCCCACCGTCGGCAAGAGCCTCTACCAGGCGATTCGCGATGATCGGCTGGCCGAGTGGGCGGTGGCGAACCCTCGTTTGATCTCTCGTTAG
- the fbaA gene encoding class II fructose-bisphosphate aldolase, translated as MPIASPEVYAEMLDRAKAGAFAYPAINVTSSQTLNAALQGFAEAGSDGIVQISTGGAEYASGPTIKNMITGAVALAEYATEVAKHYPVNIALHTDHCPKDKLDKYVRPLIAISQERVNKGLAPLFQSHMWDGSAVPLDENLAIAEELLAAAAAANIILEIEVGVVGGEEDGVSAAIDDKLYSTVEDGLATAAKLGLGERGRYLTALTFGNVHGVYKPGNVKLRPEILKEIQDAIGAKYGKEKPLDLVFHGGSGSLLSEIHGALDYGVVKMNIDTDTQYAFTRPVVDHIMKNYDGVLKIDGEVGNKKAYDPRAWGKLAENGLAKRVVEACEHLRSTGTTLSK; from the coding sequence ATGCCTATCGCTTCTCCCGAGGTCTACGCCGAAATGCTCGATCGCGCCAAGGCCGGCGCGTTCGCCTACCCGGCGATCAACGTGACGTCCTCGCAGACCCTCAACGCGGCCCTCCAGGGCTTCGCGGAGGCCGGCAGCGACGGCATCGTCCAGATCTCGACCGGTGGCGCCGAGTACGCGTCCGGCCCGACGATCAAGAACATGATCACCGGTGCGGTCGCGCTGGCCGAGTACGCCACCGAGGTCGCCAAGCACTACCCGGTCAACATCGCGCTGCACACCGACCACTGCCCCAAGGACAAGCTGGACAAGTACGTCCGTCCGCTGATCGCCATCTCCCAGGAGCGGGTGAACAAGGGCCTCGCCCCGCTGTTCCAGTCGCACATGTGGGACGGCTCGGCCGTGCCGCTGGACGAGAACCTGGCCATCGCCGAGGAGCTGCTGGCCGCCGCTGCCGCCGCCAACATCATCCTCGAGATCGAGGTCGGCGTCGTCGGTGGCGAGGAGGACGGCGTCTCCGCCGCGATCGACGACAAGCTGTACTCGACCGTCGAGGACGGCCTGGCCACCGCCGCCAAGCTGGGCCTGGGCGAGCGGGGCCGCTACCTCACCGCGCTGACCTTCGGCAACGTGCACGGCGTCTACAAGCCGGGCAACGTCAAGCTCCGCCCGGAGATCCTCAAGGAGATCCAGGACGCGATCGGCGCGAAGTACGGCAAGGAGAAGCCGCTCGACCTGGTCTTTCACGGTGGCTCGGGCTCGCTGCTCTCCGAGATCCACGGCGCCCTGGACTACGGCGTGGTGAAGATGAACATCGACACCGACACGCAGTACGCGTTCACCCGCCCGGTCGTCGACCACATCATGAAGAACTACGACGGTGTGCTGAAGATCGACGGCGAGGTCGGCAACAAGAAGGCGTACGACCCGCGCGCCTGGGGCAAGCTGGCCGAGAACGGTCTGGCCAAGCGCGTCGTCGAGGCGTGCGAGCACCTCCGCTCGACCGGAACCACTCTCTCGAAGTAA
- a CDS encoding LPXTG cell wall anchor domain-containing protein translates to MSRLHAGGGYLTQEAHMLAYILIPLGLLIALAGYVVYKRRRNSGIAGHEAEIGYQAELHRGTGGD, encoded by the coding sequence ATGAGTCGTCTTCACGCCGGTGGCGGCTACCTGACCCAGGAGGCCCACATGCTCGCGTACATCCTGATCCCGCTCGGCCTGCTGATCGCTCTGGCCGGCTACGTCGTCTACAAGCGACGCCGCAACAGCGGCATCGCCGGGCACGAGGCTGAGATCGGTTACCAGGCCGAGCTGCACCGGGGCACCGGGGGCGACTGA
- a CDS encoding LOG family protein, producing MPDPLQPVLGGDAPFDATAFEIESREELDTHLAKNSLAGLIVLGLRLDRNPPDLSTVDVRDTLFVGCHIVSPEVETDLIRRGAHLIPSFRTCPYPTHPALLYTPEDLAAGFAEAGFAGMYDTIVYRHFLDHGGAVPDVREAVAQRLHDAGIDNALGKALAAWAGEHGTAGPVGIMGGHAEPRGSEPYRMAATLARRLARSGRLIVTGGGPGVMEAANLGAFFASRTERELAAAIDMLAPAPDFLDHDPYTAAALRVRAAYPLPAVDLADRLRHGGLALPTWLYGHEPANLFAGQIGKYFSNAVREDSILRLSRGGIVFAPGWAGTVQEIFQAATKTFYRTDGPSGAFVFLGVEHWTKLPVVDLLGTLLARSPHGDQSGLIVVTDSLDEAMAALVK from the coding sequence ATGCCCGATCCCCTGCAACCGGTGCTCGGCGGCGACGCGCCGTTCGACGCCACCGCCTTCGAGATCGAATCTCGCGAAGAGCTCGACACCCACCTGGCCAAAAACTCCCTCGCCGGACTGATCGTTCTCGGTCTGCGGCTGGACCGTAATCCCCCCGACCTGTCCACCGTCGACGTCCGGGACACGCTCTTCGTCGGCTGCCACATCGTGTCGCCGGAGGTGGAGACCGACCTGATCCGCCGCGGGGCGCACCTGATCCCGTCGTTCCGCACCTGCCCCTACCCGACCCATCCGGCGCTGCTCTACACCCCGGAGGACCTGGCCGCCGGGTTCGCCGAGGCGGGCTTCGCCGGCATGTACGACACGATCGTCTACCGGCACTTCCTGGACCACGGCGGTGCGGTGCCGGACGTTCGCGAGGCGGTCGCGCAGCGGCTGCACGACGCCGGGATCGACAACGCGCTGGGCAAGGCGCTGGCCGCCTGGGCGGGTGAGCACGGCACCGCGGGACCGGTCGGGATCATGGGTGGGCACGCCGAGCCGCGCGGCTCGGAGCCGTACCGGATGGCCGCGACGCTGGCCCGGCGGCTGGCCAGGAGCGGGCGGCTGATCGTGACCGGCGGCGGGCCGGGCGTGATGGAGGCGGCGAACCTGGGTGCGTTCTTCGCCTCCCGGACCGAGCGGGAGCTGGCCGCCGCGATCGACATGCTGGCGCCCGCGCCGGACTTCCTGGACCACGACCCGTACACCGCGGCCGCGCTGCGGGTCCGGGCGGCGTACCCGCTGCCCGCGGTCGACCTGGCCGACCGGCTCCGGCACGGCGGCCTGGCCCTGCCCACCTGGCTGTACGGGCACGAGCCGGCCAACCTGTTCGCCGGGCAGATCGGCAAGTACTTCTCCAACGCGGTCCGGGAGGACTCGATCCTGCGGCTGTCCCGGGGCGGGATCGTCTTCGCGCCCGGCTGGGCCGGCACCGTGCAGGAGATCTTCCAGGCCGCGACGAAGACGTTCTACCGCACCGACGGGCCGTCCGGGGCGTTCGTCTTCCTCGGCGTCGAGCACTGGACCAAGCTGCCGGTGGTCGACCTGCTGGGTACGCTGCTGGCCCGGTCACCGCACGGCGACCAGTCCGGGCTGATCGTGGTCACCGACTCACTTGACGAGGCGATGGCAGCGTTGGTCAAATAA
- a CDS encoding ADP-ribosylglycohydrolase family protein — protein sequence MRAASGSMFGLAYGDALGKPTEFMDYPAIVARYGPAGPRQLDGEPALVTDDTQMALAVGEALLEVPDPTAARLEPVLRRRFLAWAYSPENDRAPGMTCLRAIGELAKDGPWIEATQSGSKGCGANMRVTPVGLVPGLTDDQRAGVAQFQAALTHGHPTGLAASELTAYAVFWLRGGLAPADLLAALRDRCDEQRKNYRGDWLGELWRRPLVDSPEEFIARGWDECAAALDKVAEGLAAGRFEGDPCQVTGAGWIAEEALATALYCYLISPDQPVTVLGRAAASSGDSDSIACLAGAFAGAARGLGAWPADWQTQIEYSDRLMRLGTAWD from the coding sequence ATGCGTGCTGCATCGGGATCGATGTTCGGTTTGGCCTACGGCGACGCGCTCGGCAAACCCACCGAGTTCATGGACTATCCGGCCATCGTGGCCCGCTACGGGCCGGCGGGCCCGCGGCAGCTCGACGGCGAGCCGGCGCTGGTCACCGACGACACCCAGATGGCGCTCGCGGTCGGCGAGGCGCTCCTGGAGGTGCCGGACCCGACGGCCGCGCGGCTCGAGCCGGTGCTGCGCCGGCGCTTCCTCGCCTGGGCGTACAGCCCGGAGAACGATCGGGCGCCCGGGATGACCTGCCTGCGGGCGATCGGTGAGCTGGCCAAGGACGGTCCGTGGATTGAGGCGACCCAGTCGGGTTCCAAGGGCTGTGGCGCCAACATGCGGGTGACCCCGGTCGGCCTGGTTCCCGGGCTGACCGACGACCAGCGTGCCGGGGTGGCGCAGTTCCAGGCCGCATTGACCCACGGGCACCCGACCGGTCTCGCGGCGAGCGAGCTCACGGCGTACGCCGTGTTCTGGCTCCGTGGCGGCCTCGCGCCGGCGGACCTCCTCGCCGCCCTCCGCGACCGCTGCGATGAGCAGCGGAAAAACTATCGAGGGGACTGGCTGGGCGAGCTCTGGCGACGACCGCTGGTCGACTCGCCGGAGGAATTCATCGCGCGCGGCTGGGACGAGTGCGCGGCCGCGCTGGACAAGGTCGCCGAGGGTTTGGCCGCCGGGCGGTTCGAGGGCGACCCCTGCCAGGTCACCGGCGCGGGCTGGATCGCCGAGGAGGCGCTGGCCACCGCGCTCTACTGCTACCTGATCTCGCCGGACCAGCCGGTCACGGTGCTCGGCCGGGCCGCCGCCTCGTCCGGCGACTCGGACTCGATCGCGTGCCTGGCCGGGGCTTTCGCGGGCGCGGCGCGCGGGCTGGGCGCCTGGCCGGCCGACTGGCAGACCCAGATCGAGTACTCGGACCGCCTGATGCGCCTGGGCACCGCCTGGGACTGA
- a CDS encoding DUF3151 domain-containing protein has translation MQNLLPEPPATRLPADDEADQALAAATTDEAFKAVAAKFPAYSAVWAPLATSALAAGEPVTAYAYARTGYHRGLDALRRNGWKGHGPVPWSHEANRGFLRCLHALSQAAAAIGEADEAARCAQFLRDSDPAAADALS, from the coding sequence ATGCAGAACCTCCTTCCCGAGCCGCCGGCCACCCGACTGCCGGCCGACGACGAAGCCGATCAGGCCCTGGCCGCCGCCACGACCGACGAGGCGTTCAAGGCGGTCGCGGCCAAGTTCCCGGCCTACAGCGCGGTGTGGGCGCCGCTGGCCACGAGCGCCCTCGCCGCCGGTGAGCCGGTGACCGCTTATGCCTATGCCCGCACCGGGTATCACCGCGGCCTGGACGCGCTGCGCCGCAACGGGTGGAAGGGCCACGGCCCGGTCCCCTGGTCGCATGAGGCGAACCGGGGCTTCCTCCGCTGCCTGCACGCGCTGTCTCAGGCTGCCGCCGCGATCGGCGAGGCGGACGAGGCGGCCCGCTGCGCCCAGTTCCTCCGGGACAGCGACCCGGCCGCCGCCGACGCCCTGTCCTGA
- a CDS encoding adenylosuccinate synthase — MPVIVLIGAQWGDEGKGKATDLLGDRLDYVVKFNGGNNAGHTVVIDGEKYALHLLPSGILSPNVVPVIGNGVVVDLNVLFQEIDGLEARGIDTSRLRISANAHVIASYNRSMDKVSERFLGARRIGTTGRGIGPTYADKMNRVGIRVQDLFDESILRQKVTAALAFKNQVLSKIYNRSAVKAEDVVQELLSYVERLRPYVADTALELSQAIDNDKVVLCEAGQATLLDVDHGTYPFVTSSNATAGGACTGSGIPPTRIDRVVAVLKAFTSRVGEGPFPTELHDKWGDYLREVGHEYGTTTGRPRRIGWLDLVIGRYAQRINGVTDFAMTKLDNYDGLDEIPVCVAYDVNGVRHDEMPINQTDFHHAKPIYETLPGWRQDISGCRKFEDLPREAQDFVEFVEARIGARISIVGVGPGREAVIERHSVLGE; from the coding sequence GTGCCGGTGATCGTGTTGATCGGCGCCCAGTGGGGCGACGAGGGCAAGGGCAAAGCCACGGACCTGCTGGGTGACCGGCTCGACTATGTGGTCAAGTTCAACGGTGGCAACAACGCGGGCCACACTGTCGTCATCGACGGCGAGAAGTACGCACTCCACCTGCTCCCGAGCGGGATCCTCTCCCCGAACGTCGTACCGGTGATCGGCAACGGCGTCGTCGTCGACCTGAACGTGCTGTTCCAGGAGATCGACGGCCTGGAGGCTCGCGGCATCGACACGTCCCGGCTGCGGATCAGCGCGAACGCGCACGTCATCGCGTCGTACAACCGCTCGATGGACAAGGTCTCGGAGCGCTTCCTGGGCGCCCGCCGGATCGGCACCACCGGCCGCGGCATCGGCCCGACGTATGCCGACAAGATGAACCGGGTCGGCATCCGGGTGCAGGACCTGTTCGACGAGTCGATCCTCCGGCAGAAGGTCACGGCCGCCCTGGCCTTCAAGAACCAGGTGCTGTCGAAGATCTACAACCGCAGCGCGGTCAAGGCCGAGGACGTCGTCCAGGAGCTGCTCTCCTACGTCGAGCGGCTCCGGCCGTACGTCGCGGACACCGCCCTGGAGCTGTCCCAGGCGATCGACAACGACAAGGTCGTGCTCTGCGAGGCCGGCCAGGCCACCCTGCTCGACGTCGACCACGGCACCTACCCGTTCGTGACCAGCTCGAACGCGACGGCCGGCGGCGCCTGCACCGGCTCCGGCATCCCGCCCACCCGGATCGACCGGGTGGTCGCCGTGCTGAAAGCGTTCACCAGCCGGGTCGGCGAGGGCCCGTTCCCCACCGAGCTGCACGACAAGTGGGGCGACTACCTGCGCGAGGTCGGCCACGAGTACGGCACCACCACCGGCCGCCCGCGCCGGATCGGCTGGCTGGACCTGGTGATCGGCCGCTACGCGCAGCGGATCAACGGGGTGACCGACTTCGCCATGACCAAGCTGGACAACTACGACGGGCTGGACGAGATCCCGGTCTGCGTGGCGTACGACGTGAACGGCGTCCGGCACGACGAGATGCCGATCAACCAGACCGATTTCCACCACGCCAAGCCGATCTACGAGACGCTGCCCGGCTGGCGGCAGGACATCTCCGGCTGCCGCAAGTTCGAGGACCTGCCGCGCGAGGCGCAGGACTTCGTCGAGTTCGTCGAGGCCCGGATCGGCGCCCGGATCTCGATCGTCGGCGTCGGCCCGGGCCGCGAGGCGGTCATCGAGCGGCACTCGGTGCTCGGCGAGTAA